One Paenisporosarcina sp. FSL H8-0542 genomic region harbors:
- a CDS encoding S8 family serine peptidase, which translates to MGKKANNKSKVVKSLAVFALSSSFILSSIVQVPTTAKAVSYSNTENLLANLTPEQRAALNQMTTNESTGLQISSDIDLTTTEQTHVIVEFANKPAKVAKIEAASEGQQLSYSEASNLVDQDHDIFQKDLGQILVDENSKKVNYKINRSYKNALNGVSMSLPANQIQNLLKSKVVKSVWSNETFTIDPPVQGKDNDQFKADEFNIANYTPYDGLNRLHAEGYTGKGIKIGILDTGIDYNHPDLKDAYKGGYDFVDDDNDPMETTYADWKKSGKPESNGSSVYYTEHGTHVAGIIGSRGVTDSEYTTIGAAPEADIYAYRVLGPYGSGQGDDIIAAVDRAVKDDMDVINMSLGNSLNDPLYATSIAVNNAVLSGVTTVVAAGNSGDKNYTLGSPGAAALALTVGASSVAIDIYQYAGAHNGENYNLRQLSKNYKDDLSTLKGKTLQLVDVGLGDPTGYAGKDIKGKFVLMSRGVYTLDSKIAYAKEQGAAGVIMYNDEANKAEGAIQSFLGESVNAIPSFSVSNEEGLTILEALKTGKTDFTFGDFTKIQTASDELAPFSSRGPSRVNYDIKPEVVAPGVSILSTVPFYINDKTVDGSKAEDYKYAYQRLSGTSMATPYVAGVSALLLQSNKSLQPEDIKSILMNTADPLSKNYSVFEIGSGRVDAYEAIHSNVEFEVVDQTPTSINGKQKLIKELTGGISFGSYGFDDQDINDSRKITVNNRSEQAKTFSVNVKFQTGLRGSKDAAQNGVTLTGPTSVKVNGINQKSIKFDLNIPKTAEKGTYEGYIVFTNNADPNEQYQIPFGGRVVYEGIDTLELFNPIYSNKITNVTAFDYPFMAGSLSLKSHMKTLDVVIQDPKTGEDLGLIGTFNTGVMNENQVYTLSRLVGAIYFPFTGDSKNPISSDYKLIRPGHYKLKLVGTSESGKTFSKAQDFMLEYGTPNFTSSFDSLDQKVIEYSDSDLDSKGQMLYDFKLNINDPEIDEAIKYGIPVDQSSNSFGYSYASPLPSKPIRVDKNGNYSDQILVDSKYAKLPIVFYALDAARNASSFKHVVFTKNTTPYYYLKANKQSITTGETINYTVRSNNVKNLKTTKLTMQVEKNQGAIENVIVNDSVKQYGDAQVSVTTAPTTWENKLQYTFTFTYLGDKTLPEDLQLFNFDVKSLDKSYTTEPSIGWDFYGTTIDQSNVEMKNVFTYIDNYFVNAKVSRLTGSVQIEGAKNPTTGESNYAIDHRTLGTKVTLTSFDGKAILEAPITSKQGDYVFDGIKADTKPYTIKVDVPGHFTMYETVDYLFDDIRGELIGRYFRDSLNVAPAGDVNKDDVIDVLDAIELQKHWGTNNVATDFNFDKIVDKKDMDLLINNYELQNSTVPNPPKAKTSYKGSTLDTVLIQLGLK; encoded by the coding sequence ATGGGGAAAAAAGCAAACAACAAAAGTAAGGTCGTGAAAAGCTTAGCTGTATTTGCTCTATCATCTAGTTTTATTTTAAGTTCTATTGTACAAGTACCAACTACTGCGAAAGCGGTTAGCTATTCGAATACTGAAAATTTACTTGCTAATTTAACACCAGAACAAAGAGCAGCACTTAACCAAATGACTACAAATGAATCAACAGGTCTTCAAATTTCTTCTGATATTGATTTAACGACAACGGAACAAACCCATGTAATTGTCGAGTTTGCAAATAAACCTGCAAAAGTTGCTAAGATTGAAGCGGCATCAGAAGGTCAACAACTATCATATTCTGAAGCATCAAATTTAGTTGATCAAGATCATGACATATTTCAAAAAGATTTAGGACAAATATTAGTTGATGAAAATAGTAAAAAAGTAAATTATAAGATTAATCGCTCATATAAAAATGCATTAAATGGTGTTTCAATGAGTCTCCCAGCAAATCAAATTCAGAATCTATTAAAATCAAAAGTTGTCAAATCAGTTTGGAGTAACGAAACGTTTACGATTGATCCGCCTGTTCAAGGAAAAGATAATGATCAATTTAAAGCAGATGAATTCAATATTGCAAATTATACACCTTATGATGGATTAAACCGTTTACATGCAGAAGGCTATACCGGTAAAGGGATTAAAATCGGTATTCTAGATACTGGAATTGATTATAACCATCCAGATTTAAAGGATGCTTATAAAGGTGGATATGATTTTGTAGATGATGATAATGATCCAATGGAAACAACTTATGCGGATTGGAAGAAATCAGGAAAACCTGAATCTAATGGATCATCGGTTTATTACACAGAACATGGTACACATGTTGCTGGGATTATTGGAAGCCGTGGAGTAACGGATAGTGAGTATACAACAATTGGAGCAGCACCAGAAGCAGATATTTATGCGTACCGAGTGCTTGGACCATATGGCAGCGGACAAGGTGACGACATAATTGCAGCTGTCGATCGAGCTGTGAAGGATGATATGGATGTTATTAATATGTCATTAGGTAATTCACTTAATGATCCATTATATGCAACTTCAATTGCTGTAAACAATGCAGTATTAAGTGGAGTAACAACCGTTGTTGCAGCGGGGAATAGTGGCGATAAAAATTATACGCTAGGTTCACCAGGTGCTGCAGCCTTAGCGTTAACTGTCGGTGCATCATCTGTTGCAATTGATATTTATCAATATGCAGGTGCACATAATGGGGAGAATTACAATTTAAGACAATTATCAAAAAACTATAAAGATGATTTATCTACATTAAAAGGAAAAACTCTCCAACTTGTTGATGTGGGGCTCGGAGATCCAACGGGTTATGCGGGAAAAGACATAAAAGGGAAATTTGTACTCATGAGCCGAGGAGTTTATACATTGGACTCTAAAATTGCGTATGCCAAGGAACAAGGTGCTGCTGGCGTTATCATGTATAATGATGAAGCAAACAAGGCCGAGGGTGCAATTCAGTCCTTTTTAGGTGAATCAGTTAATGCGATTCCTTCATTCTCTGTTTCAAATGAAGAAGGATTAACGATCTTGGAAGCATTAAAAACTGGTAAAACTGATTTCACATTTGGCGATTTTACTAAGATACAAACAGCATCCGATGAGTTAGCACCATTTAGTTCTAGAGGTCCTTCTCGTGTAAATTATGATATTAAACCAGAGGTTGTCGCACCTGGAGTATCAATCCTTTCAACCGTTCCATTTTATATAAATGATAAAACTGTTGATGGTTCAAAAGCTGAAGACTACAAGTATGCTTATCAACGATTATCAGGTACATCGATGGCAACACCTTATGTGGCAGGTGTTTCAGCATTACTATTACAATCCAATAAGAGTCTCCAGCCTGAAGACATTAAATCAATTTTAATGAATACGGCTGATCCACTTTCAAAAAATTATAGTGTATTTGAAATCGGTAGTGGACGAGTAGATGCATATGAAGCAATTCATTCGAATGTTGAATTTGAAGTAGTAGATCAAACACCTACAAGTATCAATGGAAAACAAAAGTTAATCAAAGAATTAACGGGTGGAATCAGTTTTGGTTCATATGGATTTGATGACCAAGATATTAATGATTCACGTAAGATTACAGTGAATAATAGAAGTGAACAAGCAAAAACATTTAGTGTAAATGTTAAATTCCAAACAGGATTAAGAGGTTCCAAAGATGCAGCTCAAAATGGAGTGACCTTAACAGGTCCAACTTCAGTTAAAGTAAATGGAATTAATCAAAAATCAATTAAATTTGACTTGAACATTCCGAAAACAGCCGAAAAAGGAACATATGAGGGATATATCGTCTTTACAAATAATGCAGATCCAAATGAGCAATATCAAATTCCTTTTGGTGGCCGTGTAGTGTACGAGGGAATCGATACATTAGAACTATTTAATCCAATATATTCAAACAAAATAACAAACGTAACTGCATTTGATTATCCGTTTATGGCTGGTTCATTATCATTAAAATCACATATGAAAACATTAGATGTTGTCATTCAAGATCCAAAGACAGGTGAAGATTTAGGGTTAATTGGAACATTCAATACAGGCGTAATGAATGAAAATCAAGTATATACTCTTTCAAGACTAGTAGGTGCGATTTACTTCCCGTTTACAGGTGATTCAAAAAATCCGATCAGTAGTGATTATAAATTAATTAGACCTGGTCATTATAAATTGAAACTAGTAGGAACAAGTGAAAGTGGAAAAACATTCTCTAAGGCACAAGATTTTATGCTGGAGTATGGAACACCAAATTTTACATCTAGCTTTGATTCGTTAGACCAAAAGGTAATAGAGTATAGTGACAGCGATCTAGATTCAAAGGGACAAATGTTATATGACTTTAAGCTCAACATAAATGATCCTGAAATCGATGAGGCGATAAAGTACGGTATTCCCGTTGATCAATCAAGTAATTCATTTGGTTATTCGTATGCATCACCACTTCCTTCAAAACCTATTCGTGTTGATAAAAATGGTAACTATTCAGATCAAATTTTAGTTGATAGTAAATATGCAAAATTACCGATAGTGTTCTATGCTTTAGATGCTGCAAGGAATGCTTCTTCCTTCAAACACGTTGTATTTACAAAAAATACAACACCTTACTATTATTTGAAAGCAAATAAACAAAGTATAACTACTGGAGAGACGATAAATTATACAGTTCGTTCAAATAATGTTAAAAACCTAAAAACGACAAAATTAACAATGCAAGTAGAAAAGAATCAAGGTGCAATTGAAAATGTAATTGTTAACGATTCGGTTAAACAATATGGCGACGCACAAGTTTCAGTAACAACTGCACCAACAACTTGGGAAAACAAATTACAATATACGTTTACATTTACGTATTTAGGTGATAAAACATTACCTGAGGACCTACAGTTATTTAATTTTGACGTAAAAAGTCTAGATAAAAGCTATACTACAGAACCTTCAATTGGATGGGATTTCTATGGAACGACTATTGACCAATCAAATGTAGAAATGAAAAATGTTTTCACTTATATAGATAATTATTTTGTAAATGCAAAAGTTTCAAGATTAACTGGTTCAGTACAAATAGAAGGTGCGAAAAATCCAACTACAGGCGAATCGAATTATGCAATTGATCACAGGACATTAGGAACGAAAGTAACATTAACATCATTTGATGGAAAAGCTATACTTGAAGCACCAATTACATCAAAACAAGGTGATTATGTTTTTGATGGTATTAAGGCAGATACAAAGCCGTATACGATTAAAGTAGATGTTCCTGGACACTTTACAATGTATGAAACAGTAGACTACCTATTTGATGACATTCGTGGAGAATTAATAGGTAGATATTTCAGAGATTCTTTAAATGTTGCACCAGCTGGTGATGTTAATAAGGATGATGTAATCGATGTATTAGACGCAATCGAGTTACAAAAACATTGGGGAACTAATAATGTAGCTACAGATTTTAACTTCGATAAGATTGTTGATAAAAAGGATATGGATCTTCTTATTAATAACTATGAATTACAAAATAGTACAGTTCCAAATCCACCTAAAGCGAAAACTTCGTATAAAGGTTCTACATTAGATACTGTGTTAATTCAGTTAGGATTAAAATAA
- a CDS encoding ABC transporter permease subunit: MFIIKRLLLNKLFLSGFLTISGLLLVSTLYFFFFNDRIPTASLLYDSQGKPLPAPYSYKNFPPLGTDNFGRDLFIVMLVGAKYTIAAALIITFLRVFPSIWIGLIIHFFLQKIEKPLKSIADAFNYFPMTLLAFLLLNGILISEVEMILVDGALIKGPEPLPYLSRILFYFVIFALLFIPTNSILIANEVKSIYKKEFIESSRTLGASNWRIVTKHIKPFLVPQLAIIFLRDFIHTLILMSHLAVLGLFIGGYMRRGDLFGFTKQISNSNEWAGLLGMWWEFLWTSYPWIAFIPILFISLLILSAKGMMEGLTRVLAAVDSMREPVQKRIEIETIKGDRPFERIHLSNVKLIK; this comes from the coding sequence TTTTAAACAAGTTGTTTCTTTCTGGCTTCCTCACCATCAGTGGCCTGTTATTAGTCAGCACGCTATATTTTTTCTTCTTTAATGATCGAATTCCTACAGCTTCATTACTTTATGATAGCCAGGGGAAACCATTACCTGCACCTTACAGTTATAAAAACTTTCCACCCTTAGGAACTGACAATTTTGGACGTGATTTATTTATCGTCATGCTTGTAGGCGCAAAATATACAATTGCAGCGGCATTGATTATTACATTTCTCCGCGTTTTCCCATCCATTTGGATTGGGCTTATTATTCATTTCTTCCTTCAGAAAATTGAAAAACCCCTTAAATCAATAGCGGATGCATTTAATTACTTCCCAATGACTTTATTGGCCTTTCTACTATTGAACGGAATCTTAATTTCAGAAGTGGAGATGATTCTTGTAGATGGTGCCTTAATCAAAGGGCCGGAGCCATTGCCATATTTGAGCAGGATACTATTCTATTTCGTTATTTTTGCCCTTCTATTTATTCCAACAAATTCGATCTTGATTGCAAATGAAGTAAAGTCCATTTATAAGAAGGAATTTATCGAAAGTTCAAGGACGCTTGGTGCCAGTAATTGGCGAATTGTCACCAAACATATCAAACCTTTTTTAGTTCCTCAACTGGCGATTATTTTCTTAAGGGATTTCATTCACACGCTGATTTTGATGTCCCATTTAGCTGTTCTTGGGTTATTCATTGGAGGATATATGAGACGTGGAGATTTATTTGGCTTTACAAAACAAATCTCCAATTCAAACGAATGGGCTGGTTTGCTTGGAATGTGGTGGGAATTTTTATGGACATCCTATCCGTGGATTGCTTTCATTCCAATTCTGTTTATTTCGCTTCTAATCCTTTCTGCTAAAGGGATGATGGAAGGCTTGACGAGAGTATTAGCAGCTGTCGATAGCATGAGGGAGCCTGTTCAAAAACGAATTGAAATTGAAACCATTAAAGGTGATCGTCCATTTGAGAGGATTCATTTATCCAACGTTAAATTAATCAAATGA
- a CDS encoding DUF4362 domain-containing protein — MKNFTYINILLMLIILLVGCNTVGNDSIKGGTQKADRYKLEVKGVDNVDVLDTHGGVEGWEQMQGFYDNIQNGIASDLRIVHYTIEGAPIVTDLTYNGESLEVKNDYSRDTYGSGEIITNKCGNMVKEANDTNLSYIAIDCNCIPYGMDTILQISYDSSEQDLFEFELMYGEELENEINTLTKQAKKEITVNETEVMADFDLPPHIKQEVFKRLVFANYLAEKDLKAMCDIEDIMNYQLKVHINSGQRVFRWAACDQSVDGVKLTEVAEYIIEQSDKKQSVEPEIKVQGYVLEMTKDTMLIVEEINMLDFEWIKLNCLNQI; from the coding sequence ATGAAGAATTTTACGTATATCAATATCCTTCTAATGTTAATTATCCTTCTAGTTGGTTGCAACACGGTCGGTAATGACAGTATCAAAGGAGGAACGCAAAAAGCTGATAGATATAAACTCGAGGTAAAGGGCGTAGATAATGTTGATGTTCTGGATACCCATGGAGGAGTTGAGGGCTGGGAACAAATGCAGGGTTTCTATGACAACATACAGAACGGGATTGCTTCAGATTTACGTATTGTCCACTACACGATTGAAGGAGCCCCAATAGTAACTGATTTAACATATAACGGAGAATCTCTTGAAGTGAAGAACGATTATAGCAGAGACACTTATGGAAGTGGCGAAATCATTACCAACAAATGTGGCAATATGGTTAAGGAAGCTAACGATACCAATCTTTCATATATCGCGATCGACTGTAATTGTATTCCTTATGGGATGGATACCATTTTACAAATAAGCTACGACAGCAGTGAGCAGGATCTTTTTGAGTTTGAGCTGATGTATGGAGAGGAGCTCGAAAATGAAATCAATACTTTAACAAAACAGGCGAAAAAAGAAATCACTGTAAATGAAACAGAAGTAATGGCCGATTTTGATTTACCACCACATATAAAGCAAGAGGTGTTTAAAAGATTAGTGTTTGCAAATTACTTAGCTGAAAAAGATCTGAAGGCGATGTGTGATATTGAGGATATAATGAACTATCAATTAAAGGTGCACATTAACAGTGGTCAACGAGTATTTCGCTGGGCTGCATGCGACCAAAGCGTGGATGGTGTGAAATTAACAGAGGTTGCAGAATACATTATCGAGCAATCTGATAAGAAGCAAAGTGTTGAACCAGAAATCAAAGTTCAAGGTTATGTCCTAGAAATGACGAAGGATACAATGTTAATAGTTGAAGAAATTAATATGCTTGATTTTGAATGGATCAAGTTGAACTGCCTCAATCAGATATGA
- a CDS encoding GNAT family protein, whose product MFPILETERLVLRELIESDALDILNCFSNSDVLRYYGQNPLTSVDQVKQIVRNFSKNYDEKSGIKWGIEMKGTDGIIGTIGLQDWSKGHKRADISYALFPEHWGKGYATEAVSKVISYGFKELGLMRIGAVVFVENKASNELLTKLGFVKEGTLRNYMYQNDVPFDTDIYSLLK is encoded by the coding sequence ATGTTTCCTATATTAGAAACTGAACGGTTAGTTTTGAGAGAACTCATTGAATCTGATGCATTAGATATATTAAATTGTTTCTCTAATTCAGATGTATTGCGTTATTACGGACAAAATCCATTAACAAGTGTAGATCAGGTAAAACAAATTGTCAGGAATTTTTCGAAGAATTACGATGAAAAAAGTGGTATTAAATGGGGAATTGAAATGAAAGGTACGGATGGAATTATCGGAACAATTGGGTTACAAGATTGGTCAAAAGGACATAAGCGAGCAGATATAAGCTATGCACTTTTTCCTGAACATTGGGGCAAAGGATATGCGACTGAAGCTGTTAGTAAAGTGATTTCCTATGGTTTTAAAGAACTTGGTTTAATGCGGATTGGAGCAGTTGTTTTCGTTGAAAATAAAGCATCTAATGAGCTATTAACAAAATTAGGCTTTGTAAAAGAAGGAACTTTGAGAAATTATATGTATCAAAATGATGTTCCGTTTGATACTGATATTTATTCTTTGTTAAAGTGA
- a CDS encoding S8 family serine peptidase: MEKKANNKSKVLKSLAVFALSSSFILGSIVQVPTTAKAVSYSNTENILANLTPEQRAALNQLTTNESTGLQISSDTDLNSTKQTSVIIEFVNKPAKVAQIEASVEGKQLSAEDASNLVDKDHATFKKDVQQLLSEDNNKKVEFKINRSFKNAFNGVSMSLPANQIQNLLKSKVVKSVWSNETFTIDPPTADSEQLKADEANVPNYAPYDGLDRLHAEGFTGEGIKVGILDTGMDYNHPDLKDAYKGGFDFVDDDNDPMETTYADWKKSGKPEIGSGRAYYTEHGTHVAGIIGGRGLADSEYKTLGAAPEADLYAYRVLGAYGSGTTDDILAGIDRAVKDGMDVINMSLGNSLNDPLYATSIAVNNAVLSGVTTVVAAGNSGDKMYTLGSPGAAALALTVGASTVALDVYQYAGVQNGVNYSLRQLARNYKDDLTQLKGKTYQLVDVGLGRPAEFNGKILDGNIALIKRGSIALIDKIKNAKAKGAIGVLMYNDEINSAEGSIQTFLGESVDAVPTFSVTNTEGLAIVAAVKAGKTDITFGDYSKVKTSGNELAAFSSRGPSRVNYDIKPEVVAPGAAILSTVPFYINDKTVDGTKPEDYKYGYSRLSGTSMATPYVAGVSALLLQANNNLEPADIKSILMNTADPLSKDYSVFEVGSGQVDAYEAVHSNVEIQVDDRTATLNHKNEKTIRELTGGFSFGSIGFDDQDISEVRNFKLNNRSEKAKTFNVNVKFQTGIRDSKDAALNNVTLDGPTSVNIEGNSQRVIKFNLSIPKTAEKGTYEGYIVLTNNEDPTENYQIPFGGRVVNEGIDTFSITNPMFSGDTAWPENAVNYLGFKFQLKSHMKTLDVILQDAKTGKDLGLLGSYNGHLLPENQLLTNTSGFAGSYYPFTGDAKNPISDQFVIAKMGHYKIKMVGTNNAGKTFTKEAPFIYEFGAPTMTSTFDSLDQKVIEYDVSQLDSNGQMLYDFNIHLNDPETEEAKSLGIPVDQSSNSVVSFYNGPWPYDPIYTDKNGDYKDQILVKQQAAPLKVQFYAMDAARNFTADAGTMLRVAFVTNTRPYYYLKANKQSISSGETVNYSIRSNNIKNLKTAKMTIPVIKDHGDLGTIKNVVVSDAVKQFGDAEVAVTTTSDTLNTYYTIIFNYLGTKALPEDMQLVNFDLQTSNLYSKGTTTNWFDMEMKGTTIDQSNVQTNNVYTYMESFKLKPTYSRLWGSLQFEGMLNPLTGERNFAIDHRTIDAKVSVTSYDGKTVVDAPITNKTGSYIAGGMKADKNPYTVTVDVPGHFTMSKSIVLSYDVRGEIIGRDMSYLLSPGKAGDVNKDHVIDVLDAIELQKNWGKNTSGSDLNFDGTVDKKDMDYVIKNYGLQNDSVPKPPKAKETYKGVTLDDVLIKLGLK, encoded by the coding sequence ATGGAAAAAAAAGCAAACAACAAAAGTAAGGTCTTAAAAAGCTTAGCTGTATTTGCTCTATCATCTAGTTTTATTTTAGGTTCTATTGTACAAGTACCTACTACTGCGAAAGCGGTTAGTTATTCTAATACTGAAAATATACTTGCTAATTTAACACCAGAACAAAGAGCAGCACTTAACCAGTTGACCACAAATGAATCAACAGGTCTTCAAATTTCTTCAGATACAGATTTAAATTCAACGAAACAGACTTCTGTCATTATTGAGTTTGTAAATAAGCCTGCCAAAGTCGCACAAATTGAAGCAAGTGTAGAGGGAAAACAATTATCTGCGGAAGATGCATCAAATTTAGTTGATAAAGATCATGCTACTTTCAAAAAAGATGTCCAACAATTATTATCAGAGGATAATAATAAAAAGGTAGAATTTAAAATTAATCGTTCCTTTAAAAATGCATTTAATGGTGTTTCAATGAGTCTCCCAGCAAATCAAATTCAAAACCTATTAAAATCAAAAGTAGTAAAATCAGTTTGGAGCAACGAAACATTTACAATAGATCCACCTACCGCTGATAGCGAACAATTAAAAGCGGATGAAGCAAATGTGCCGAATTATGCGCCTTATGATGGACTAGATCGTCTACATGCAGAAGGCTTTACTGGTGAAGGAATTAAAGTCGGGATACTTGATACAGGAATGGATTACAACCATCCTGACTTAAAGGATGCCTATAAAGGCGGATTTGATTTTGTCGATGATGACAATGATCCAATGGAAACAACTTATGCCGATTGGAAAAAATCAGGTAAACCAGAAATAGGTAGTGGTCGTGCCTACTATACTGAACATGGTACACACGTTGCGGGTATTATTGGCGGCCGAGGTTTAGCTGATAGTGAATATAAAACATTAGGTGCAGCACCAGAAGCTGATCTTTATGCTTATCGTGTACTTGGTGCATATGGGTCAGGTACAACTGATGACATTTTGGCCGGAATCGATCGTGCTGTGAAGGACGGTATGGATGTTATTAATATGTCTTTAGGCAATTCTTTAAATGATCCCCTTTACGCGACTTCCATTGCTGTAAACAATGCCGTTTTAAGTGGGGTAACGACCGTTGTGGCAGCGGGGAATAGTGGAGATAAAATGTATACACTAGGTTCACCTGGAGCTGCGGCATTGGCCCTAACGGTTGGTGCATCTACTGTTGCACTTGATGTCTATCAATATGCTGGTGTACAGAATGGGGTCAATTATTCATTAAGACAGCTAGCAAGAAACTATAAAGATGATTTAACGCAATTAAAAGGAAAAACCTATCAACTTGTTGATGTTGGACTAGGTAGACCTGCTGAATTTAATGGAAAGATCTTAGATGGTAATATCGCGCTCATTAAGCGGGGCTCGATTGCCTTAATAGATAAAATTAAAAATGCAAAAGCAAAAGGTGCCATTGGGGTACTTATGTATAATGATGAAATAAATAGTGCAGAAGGTTCCATCCAGACATTTTTAGGTGAATCAGTAGATGCGGTTCCTACATTCTCTGTCACAAACACTGAAGGACTAGCTATCGTAGCAGCTGTTAAAGCGGGTAAAACAGATATTACTTTCGGCGATTATTCGAAAGTAAAAACGTCTGGCAATGAATTAGCAGCTTTCAGTTCAAGAGGTCCATCACGTGTAAATTATGATATTAAACCAGAGGTAGTAGCACCTGGTGCTGCCATTCTTTCCACTGTTCCATTTTATATAAATGATAAAACAGTCGATGGGACTAAACCAGAGGACTATAAATATGGCTACTCCCGTTTATCTGGTACGTCGATGGCAACGCCTTATGTGGCAGGTGTATCCGCGTTACTATTACAAGCGAACAACAATCTGGAACCAGCAGACATTAAATCTATTTTAATGAATACAGCTGATCCGTTATCAAAAGATTATAGTGTATTTGAAGTCGGTAGTGGTCAAGTTGATGCCTATGAAGCCGTTCACTCAAATGTTGAGATTCAAGTAGATGATCGAACAGCTACTCTTAATCATAAAAATGAGAAAACAATAAGAGAATTAACTGGTGGATTTAGCTTTGGATCGATTGGGTTTGATGACCAGGATATTTCAGAAGTTAGAAATTTTAAGTTAAATAATCGAAGTGAAAAAGCTAAAACATTTAATGTAAATGTGAAATTCCAAACTGGAATAAGAGACTCAAAGGATGCTGCTTTAAATAATGTCACATTAGATGGGCCAACTTCAGTCAATATAGAAGGAAATAGCCAGAGAGTTATCAAATTTAATCTGTCTATTCCAAAGACAGCTGAAAAAGGAACGTATGAGGGATATATCGTATTGACAAATAATGAAGATCCAACGGAAAACTACCAAATTCCATTTGGTGGTCGAGTAGTAAACGAAGGAATTGATACATTCTCGATTACTAATCCGATGTTCTCGGGTGATACAGCTTGGCCAGAAAATGCAGTGAATTACCTTGGATTTAAGTTCCAATTAAAGTCACATATGAAGACGTTAGATGTAATATTACAAGACGCCAAAACGGGTAAAGATCTTGGTTTATTAGGATCTTACAATGGGCATTTATTGCCTGAAAACCAACTATTAACTAATACAAGTGGATTTGCTGGGTCTTACTACCCGTTCACAGGTGATGCGAAAAATCCGATTAGCGATCAATTTGTCATTGCAAAGATGGGTCATTACAAAATAAAAATGGTTGGAACAAATAATGCTGGGAAAACATTCACAAAAGAAGCTCCTTTTATCTACGAGTTTGGAGCACCGACGATGACTTCCACTTTTGATTCGTTAGATCAAAAGGTGATTGAATATGATGTAAGTCAGCTTGATTCAAATGGACAAATGTTATATGACTTTAATATTCATCTTAATGATCCTGAAACAGAAGAGGCAAAAAGTTTAGGTATTCCTGTTGATCAATCAAGCAATTCCGTTGTTTCCTTTTACAATGGACCATGGCCATATGATCCAATCTATACGGATAAAAATGGGGATTACAAGGATCAAATCCTAGTCAAACAACAAGCAGCACCTTTAAAAGTTCAGTTCTATGCCATGGATGCAGCAAGAAACTTTACTGCAGATGCTGGGACAATGCTACGGGTAGCTTTTGTTACGAATACTCGCCCATACTATTATTTAAAAGCAAATAAACAATCTATTTCGAGTGGAGAAACGGTCAATTATTCTATCCGTTCGAACAATATTAAAAACTTAAAAACGGCAAAGATGACTATTCCGGTCATTAAAGACCATGGAGACTTAGGCACCATTAAAAATGTCGTTGTAAGTGATGCAGTGAAGCAATTTGGAGATGCAGAAGTCGCTGTAACCACCACATCAGATACGTTAAATACGTATTATACGATTATATTTAACTATTTAGGAACGAAGGCTTTACCAGAAGATATGCAGTTAGTAAATTTCGACTTACAAACATCTAACCTATATTCGAAAGGTACGACTACCAACTGGTTTGATATGGAGATGAAAGGAACGACCATCGATCAATCAAATGTACAAACAAACAATGTTTATACCTATATGGAGAGTTTTAAACTGAAACCAACCTACTCAAGGTTATGGGGTTCATTACAGTTTGAGGGTATGCTTAATCCTTTAACAGGCGAAAGGAATTTCGCAATAGACCACAGAACCATTGACGCAAAGGTTTCAGTCACCTCTTATGATGGAAAAACAGTTGTTGACGCTCCTATTACAAACAAAACGGGTAGTTACATTGCTGGTGGAATGAAAGCGGATAAAAATCCTTATACAGTGACGGTTGATGTACCAGGTCATTTTACGATGTCTAAGTCTATCGTTTTATCGTATGACGTTCGTGGTGAAATTATCGGAAGGGACATGAGTTATTTATTATCTCCAGGAAAAGCGGGAGATGTTAATAAAGATCATGTAATTGATGTATTAGATGCAATCGAACTTCAAAAAAATTGGGGTAAAAATACATCAGGGTCCGATTTGAACTTCGACGGCACTGTTGATAAAAAGGATATGGACTATGTAATTAAAAACTATGGATTACAAAATGACTCTGTTCCAAAACCCCCTAAAGCGAAAGAAACGTATAAAGGTGTAACGTTAGATGATGTATTAATTAAATTAGGATTAAAATAA